Proteins from one Mycoplasma sp. Pen4 genomic window:
- a CDS encoding Mbov_0400 family ICE element protein, with product MFNLLKRKNTLKEFISGKDDKGMIFNVLGEKISEHPLVIYYDVDSRQVFYLKMRSKKSNELKSRNAFDWEEEIKINGTSKFSFIKHTSYVDCAQIFVMSEDDFQKLHPDNDYLDLNSLGFQTSKKILDKVISNLNHTPPKVSITEVSVKEENNELKTVPNILYCWETLENIESVAATKNIDNEKDIKTKTKLMKQYITAIDKINFINKNKNFVSVEMVSASLREAQKYLNEDIDLYKTEKNKNFVFDALENKIKDTTLPYIRTAIYIRNYRSQNKQKDDIYDVMKYIKKHMYNEKKNALRVDIDKAEEKWMEYISSSERDEIVSTFYKTNQIKLPDCFNKPEFLKQQKKQVQELKVQQYCAEQRKTEAENKIDVNLFDEEYLDETNQTITSQTKKSTSIM from the coding sequence ATGTTTAATTTATTAAAACGCAAAAATACATTAAAAGAATTTATATCTGGTAAAGATGATAAGGGAATGATATTCAATGTTCTTGGAGAAAAAATCTCTGAACACCCATTAGTGATTTATTACGATGTTGATTCGAGACAAGTTTTTTATTTAAAAATGCGTTCTAAGAAGTCGAATGAATTAAAAAGTCGTAATGCATTTGATTGAGAAGAAGAAATTAAAATTAACGGTACATCTAAATTTAGTTTTATTAAGCATACATCATATGTAGATTGTGCACAAATTTTTGTAATGTCTGAAGATGATTTTCAAAAATTACACCCTGATAATGATTATTTAGATTTAAATTCATTAGGTTTTCAAACATCAAAGAAAATTTTAGATAAGGTAATCAGCAATTTAAATCACACACCACCAAAAGTAAGTATTACAGAAGTTAGTGTTAAAGAAGAAAATAACGAACTTAAAACAGTTCCAAATATTTTATATTGTTGAGAAACATTAGAAAATATTGAATCTGTAGCAGCAACCAAAAATATAGACAATGAAAAAGATATAAAAACTAAAACAAAATTAATGAAGCAATATATAACAGCAATTGACAAAATAAACTTTATAAACAAAAATAAGAATTTTGTTAGTGTTGAAATGGTTTCTGCTTCATTACGAGAAGCGCAAAAGTATCTAAACGAAGACATTGATTTATATAAGACAGAGAAGAATAAGAATTTTGTTTTTGATGCATTAGAAAACAAAATTAAAGACACTACATTACCATATATTAGAACTGCAATTTATATAAGAAATTATAGAAGTCAAAACAAACAAAAAGATGATATATATGATGTTATGAAATATATCAAAAAGCATATGTACAATGAGAAGAAAAATGCTCTTAGAGTTGATATAGACAAAGCAGAAGAAAAATGAATGGAATATATAAGTTCAAGTGAAAGAGATGAAATTGTAAGTACATTCTATAAAACAAATCAAATCAAATTACCAGATTGTTTTAATAAACCTGAGTTTTTAAAACAACAAAAGAAACAAGTACAAGAATTAAAAGTGCAACAATATTGTGCAGAACAAAGGAAAACAGAAGCCGAAAATAAAATAGATGTAAATCTTTTTGATGAAGAATATCTAGATGAAACTAATCAAACCATTACTAGTCAAACAAAAAAATCTACTTCTATAATGTAG
- a CDS encoding Mbov_0401 family ICE element transposase-like protein → MRNIIEIEENKNHIKQALEEKIAKINELEKHFREVIRKKEHPNWKICRYKKRKYITKFGVFELNITMYEKKQENGKLKRFVYYHHDLLKQLSRQKYDFTIIEETIEAILKNDSLPTVNGKRIEPSTARFWMKKYAIEEKIINENNKLIEHFQKEKINKKNEQINIEIDDTYHKINYGKSKEKVRFRTAVFHTDFTNKDIKKKGVVLLEINEFIKGKEHTKKSSQYYDILAEKTSEFVHEESQILVKGDGARWIKNSILLWENSSFYLDKFHLIKKIKGAIGHQRNVSNPFKKVFQNLKVEHHNQYWYDVFLYVLENKNKDDFMKLKDDFLAVLEEKFNDKKLLNHVKELFRYIKNNENGIWDLDGKRKIVRCYTEHFMYYKCKKNIKKSHSFFGLNLTKLKIMYNNLVNGFATIFA, encoded by the coding sequence ATGAGAAATATTATAGAAATCGAAGAAAATAAAAATCACATTAAACAAGCATTAGAAGAAAAGATTGCTAAAATCAATGAATTAGAAAAACATTTTAGAGAAGTAATTCGTAAAAAAGAACACCCAAATTGAAAAATTTGTAGATATAAGAAAAGAAAATATATCACTAAATTTGGTGTTTTTGAACTGAACATTACTATGTATGAAAAGAAACAAGAGAATGGAAAATTAAAGAGATTTGTTTATTATCATCACGATTTATTAAAGCAATTATCACGCCAAAAATATGATTTTACAATAATAGAAGAAACAATAGAAGCGATATTAAAAAATGATAGTTTGCCAACCGTTAATGGTAAAAGAATAGAACCAAGCACAGCAAGATTTTGAATGAAAAAATATGCAATAGAAGAAAAGATAATTAATGAAAATAACAAGTTAATCGAGCACTTTCAAAAGGAAAAAATCAATAAGAAAAACGAGCAAATTAACATTGAAATTGATGATACGTACCACAAGATAAATTATGGAAAATCAAAGGAAAAAGTACGCTTTAGAACGGCTGTTTTTCACACTGATTTTACCAATAAAGATATTAAGAAAAAAGGTGTCGTTTTACTTGAAATTAATGAGTTCATCAAAGGTAAAGAACACACTAAAAAATCATCACAATATTACGATATTTTAGCCGAAAAAACATCTGAATTTGTACACGAAGAATCGCAAATTTTAGTGAAAGGTGATGGCGCAAGATGAATAAAAAATTCGATTTTATTGTGAGAGAATTCATCATTTTACCTTGATAAATTTCATCTCATAAAGAAAATAAAAGGTGCAATCGGACACCAAAGAAATGTATCAAACCCATTCAAAAAAGTCTTTCAAAATCTCAAAGTTGAACATCATAATCAGTATTGATATGATGTATTTTTGTATGTTCTGGAAAACAAAAATAAAGATGATTTTATGAAATTGAAAGATGATTTTTTAGCTGTATTAGAAGAAAAATTCAATGATAAAAAATTGTTAAATCACGTAAAAGAATTATTTAGATACATCAAAAATAATGAAAACGGAATATGAGATTTAGATGGAAAAAGAAAAATTGTAAGATGTTATACTGAACATTTTATGTATTACAAATGCAAAAAGAACATCAAAAAATCACATAGTTTCTTTGGTTTAAATCTAACAAAATTAAAGATTATGTACAATAACTTGGTAAATGGTTTTGCAACTATTTTTGCATAG
- the rpsR gene encoding 30S ribosomal protein S18 has product MALIKRKKSFAGRRKSCEFCDNKMHYVDYKNVELLGKYVTATGQIKAKSSTGTCAKHQRKVANAIKRARIIALMPYHVVRARVSKGN; this is encoded by the coding sequence ATGGCTTTAATCAAACGTAAAAAATCATTTGCAGGTAGAAGAAAATCATGTGAATTTTGTGATAACAAAATGCACTATGTAGACTACAAAAATGTAGAATTATTAGGAAAATATGTAACAGCAACAGGACAAATCAAAGCTAAATCATCAACAGGTACATGTGCAAAACACCAAAGAAAAGTTGCAAACGCAATTAAAAGAGCAAGAATCATTGCTTTAATGCCTTACCACGTTGTACGTGCTCGTGTTTCAAAAGGAAACTAA
- a CDS encoding single-stranded DNA-binding protein gives MLNQITLVGRITADPVLAHTSNNVPYVRLTIAVNRPGSNQVNGQDIADFIPLVAWTQTAEFISRNIRKGSLVLVTGSLQSSTYNSTQTNQLVRSYDVRINSINPLEPKQVVEARIAANGSNATFTPNLRQPNNTTSNAPQAYGLNNSFNQGANTRSYTRNQKFDYNYNVEGNKIDNTPTLSNEISTNKSNQEANNDAEQNLAPLFDLDNLD, from the coding sequence ATGCTAAATCAAATTACATTAGTTGGACGTATTACAGCAGATCCAGTCTTAGCTCATACTTCAAATAACGTACCATATGTTCGTTTAACTATTGCAGTTAATCGTCCAGGTTCAAATCAAGTAAATGGGCAAGATATTGCTGATTTTATTCCACTTGTTGCTTGAACTCAAACTGCTGAGTTTATTTCAAGAAACATTAGAAAAGGTTCACTTGTGCTTGTAACAGGTTCTTTACAATCAAGTACTTACAATAGTACTCAAACTAATCAATTGGTTCGTAGTTATGATGTTAGAATTAACAGTATTAACCCGTTAGAACCAAAACAAGTTGTTGAAGCAAGAATTGCTGCAAACGGATCAAATGCAACATTTACACCAAACTTGAGACAACCTAATAACACAACGTCAAATGCACCTCAGGCCTATGGGTTAAACAACAGTTTTAATCAAGGTGCAAATACACGTAGTTACACAAGAAACCAAAAATTTGATTACAACTATAATGTTGAAGGCAACAAAATCGACAACACTCCTACATTAAGTAACGAAATTTCAACAAATAAATCAAATCAAGAAGCAAATAATGATGCTGAACAAAATTTAGCCCCATTATTTGACTTAGATAATCTTGATTAA
- the rpsF gene encoding 30S ribosomal protein S6, which produces MNKYEIMSIVSPKADVKVYTDLVAEVFGKGVLKVEKLERNELAYEINKSKHAQYVLAYVESDGTNIAEFTRRTNIIKDIWRILVINLDTENGLHKAAKEAAKPRAKRVVKQDSDKKVARTHANKTASEQALVTE; this is translated from the coding sequence ATGAACAAATACGAAATTATGTCAATCGTTAGCCCAAAAGCAGACGTTAAAGTTTACACAGACTTAGTGGCTGAAGTTTTTGGTAAAGGAGTTTTAAAAGTTGAAAAACTTGAAAGAAACGAATTAGCTTACGAAATTAACAAATCAAAACACGCACAATACGTTTTAGCTTACGTAGAATCAGACGGAACAAACATCGCTGAATTCACACGTCGTACAAACATCATCAAAGATATCTGAAGAATTCTTGTAATCAACTTAGATACAGAAAACGGTTTACACAAAGCTGCTAAAGAAGCTGCAAAACCAAGAGCTAAAAGAGTTGTTAAACAAGACTCAGATAAAAAAGTTGCTAGAACACATGCTAATAAAACTGCAAGTGAACAAGCACTAGTTACTGAATAA